In one window of Leifsonia sp. NPDC080035 DNA:
- a CDS encoding carboxyl transferase domain-containing protein: MPTATRTASATDERFEQNDAAQRALVDDLRERLRVAAAGGPERARERHVARGKLLPRDRIDALLDEGSPFLEIAPLAATGMYGDESPAAGLIAGIGLVAGRHVMIVCNDATVKGGTYYPMTVKKHLRAQEVALENRLPCVYLVDSGGAFLPMQDEVFPDREHFGRIFYNQARLSAAKIPQIAAVLGSCTAGGAYVPAMSDETVIVRGQGTIFLGGPPLVKAAIGEVVTAEELGGGDLHARTSGVVDHLAENDEHALAIVREIVATLPPPASPAWDVLPAREPEADPGELYGVVPVDVQAPYDVHEVIHRLVDAGGFSEFKPEYGTTLVTGFARIHGHPVGIVANNGVLFSESALKGAHFIELCDQRGIPLLFLQNISGFMVGRDYEAGGIAKNGAKMVTAVATTRVPKLTVVIGGSFGAGNYSMCGRAYSPRFLWMWPAARISVMGGQQASSVLATVKRDQLEARGEDWSADDEAAFRAPIAEQYEEQGNPYYSTARLWDDGVIDPADTRTVLGLALDVCSRSPLPDTAFGLFRM; the protein is encoded by the coding sequence ATGCCAACAGCCACACGCACGGCGAGCGCGACCGACGAGCGCTTCGAGCAGAACGACGCCGCACAGCGCGCGCTTGTCGACGACCTGCGCGAGCGGCTCCGCGTCGCCGCGGCGGGCGGACCGGAGCGCGCCCGTGAGCGGCACGTCGCCCGCGGCAAGCTGCTGCCGCGCGACCGGATCGACGCCCTGCTCGATGAAGGCAGCCCGTTCCTGGAGATCGCGCCGCTCGCCGCGACAGGGATGTACGGAGACGAGAGCCCTGCCGCCGGGCTGATCGCCGGAATCGGGCTCGTGGCGGGCCGCCACGTGATGATCGTCTGCAACGACGCCACGGTCAAGGGCGGCACCTACTACCCGATGACGGTGAAGAAGCACCTCCGGGCGCAGGAGGTCGCGCTGGAGAACCGCCTCCCGTGCGTGTACCTCGTCGACTCGGGAGGCGCGTTCCTGCCGATGCAGGACGAGGTGTTCCCCGACCGCGAGCACTTCGGCCGCATCTTCTACAACCAGGCCCGGCTGTCGGCGGCGAAGATCCCGCAGATCGCGGCGGTGCTCGGCTCGTGCACCGCCGGCGGCGCGTACGTGCCCGCGATGAGCGACGAGACGGTGATCGTGCGGGGCCAGGGCACCATCTTCCTGGGCGGCCCGCCGCTGGTGAAGGCCGCCATCGGCGAGGTGGTCACGGCGGAGGAGCTGGGCGGCGGCGACCTGCATGCACGCACCTCCGGCGTCGTCGACCACCTGGCGGAGAACGACGAGCACGCGCTCGCCATCGTGCGCGAGATCGTCGCGACGCTGCCGCCGCCTGCCTCCCCGGCCTGGGACGTGCTGCCGGCTCGGGAGCCGGAGGCGGACCCCGGCGAGCTGTACGGCGTCGTCCCGGTCGACGTGCAGGCGCCGTACGACGTGCACGAGGTGATCCACCGCCTCGTCGACGCGGGCGGGTTCAGCGAGTTCAAGCCGGAGTACGGGACCACCCTCGTCACCGGCTTCGCGCGCATCCACGGCCATCCCGTCGGCATCGTCGCCAACAACGGCGTGCTCTTCAGCGAGTCCGCGCTCAAGGGCGCGCACTTCATCGAGCTGTGCGACCAGCGCGGGATCCCGCTGCTGTTCCTGCAGAACATCTCCGGCTTCATGGTCGGCCGCGACTACGAGGCAGGCGGCATCGCCAAGAACGGCGCCAAGATGGTGACCGCCGTGGCGACCACCCGGGTGCCGAAGCTCACCGTCGTGATCGGCGGTTCCTTCGGCGCCGGCAACTACTCGATGTGCGGCCGGGCCTATTCGCCGCGGTTCCTGTGGATGTGGCCGGCGGCGCGCATCTCGGTCATGGGCGGCCAGCAGGCCTCGAGTGTGCTCGCGACCGTCAAACGGGACCAGCTGGAGGCGCGCGGCGAGGACTGGAGCGCGGACGACGAGGCTGCCTTCCGTGCCCCGATCGCCGAACAGTACGAGGAGCAGGGCAACCCGTACTACTCCACCGCCCGGCTCTGGGACGACGGCGTCATCGACCCGGCGGACACCCGCACGGTGCTCGGCCTCGCCCTCGACGTCTGCTCCCGTTCCCCGCTCCCCGACACGGCCTTCGGCCTCTTCCGGATGTGA
- a CDS encoding helix-turn-helix domain-containing protein: protein MTEPATAEEAPLARPTQRSQAKADRRAALLVAAAGMFAERGFNGVSIEDLGAAAGVSGPAVYRHFPSKQAVLAALLVGVSESLLAGGTSVEEDATDAASALRALIAFHVEFALTEADTIRVQDRDLDALPDAERREVRRLQRRYIEVWMRVLGALHPAVEPEELRLRVQATFGLINSTPHSARVGTAHTAAATVRPVLERMAWSALTSR, encoded by the coding sequence ATGACCGAGCCCGCCACCGCCGAGGAGGCGCCGCTCGCCCGGCCGACGCAGCGCAGCCAGGCGAAGGCCGATCGGCGCGCCGCGCTGCTCGTCGCGGCGGCGGGCATGTTCGCCGAGCGCGGCTTCAACGGCGTCTCGATCGAGGACCTCGGCGCCGCCGCCGGCGTGAGCGGTCCCGCGGTCTACCGGCACTTCCCCTCCAAGCAGGCTGTGCTCGCCGCGCTGCTCGTCGGCGTCAGCGAGAGCCTGCTCGCGGGCGGCACGTCCGTGGAGGAGGACGCGACGGATGCGGCGTCCGCCCTGCGCGCCCTCATCGCGTTCCACGTCGAGTTCGCCCTCACCGAGGCGGACACGATCCGCGTGCAGGACCGCGACCTCGACGCCCTGCCGGACGCCGAGCGCCGCGAGGTGCGACGGCTGCAGCGCCGCTACATCGAGGTCTGGATGCGCGTGCTCGGCGCCCTGCATCCCGCGGTGGAGCCGGAGGAGCTGCGGCTTCGCGTGCAGGCCACCTTCGGGCTGATCAACTCCACGCCGCACTCCGCCCGGGTCGGGACGGCGCACACCGCGGCCGCGACGGTGCGCCCGGTGCTGGAGCGGATGGCCTGGTCGGCGCTCACCTCGCGCTGA
- a CDS encoding penicillin acylase family protein, giving the protein MGDDTPRLRLHHRILRAFGILLAAVLVLVVIAGGVGVWTVTRSFPQTSGTLRLAGLSAPVTVSRDSAGVPQITATTADDLFRAQGFVHAQDRFWEMDFRRHVTSGRLSELFGASQVPTDTFIRTLGWRRVAEQEVKLLDPTTLRYYQDYADGVNAYLKNHHGAELSLEYAILGIQNPGYSPEPWTPADSVAWLKAMAWDLRSNLEDEIDRALLATKLTPGQVAQLHPGYDYGGHPTITGLGGGDTSAVTQDAKPVRGGGDAGSSQGSGADASALAAAPVAEYRAKLQQVAESVDALPTMMGPAGDDIGSNSWVVAGAHTATRKPLLANDPHLGASMPSVWYQVGLHCRTVGPACPFDVAGYSFSGFPGVIIGHNDRIAWGFTNLGPDVADLYVEKVTGDTYEYDGTQVPLTVRTETIRVAGGKDVRLRVRSTRHGPIVTDLSDGYGAIAKDQAGKLGVPAQKFQLSLQWTALTPGPTAGAIFAFDTAHDWASFRKAATAFQVPSQNLLYADVDGNIGYQAPGSIPVRAKGDGTVPVPGWTSTYGWVGTIPYERLPSELNPPSGYIVTANNAAVGSGYPEMITRDWDAGYRANQIELRLQKLLAGGTKVTAKDMSAIQADTYDANAATLAPLIVAVGEKADPSSGVAQAAALLASWDLHDDADSAAAAYFAVFWKNLLADAFARKMPASTAPTGGDRWFRVVADLVREPDSAWWTDAKLGVAGLDEMVEYAANRAWAQTRDRLGGDPSSWRWDRLHTLELTNASFGVSGVAPIEWLFNRGPYPVGGGSSIVDATGWDASVGYQVDRVPSMRMVVDLADFDRSTWVNLTGASGHAFDPHYADQADLWAKGAARPWPFSARAVRAAASQTLTLTR; this is encoded by the coding sequence GTGGGCGACGACACCCCCCGGCTGAGGCTGCACCACCGGATCCTGCGGGCGTTCGGGATCCTGCTCGCCGCGGTGCTGGTTCTGGTCGTGATCGCCGGCGGCGTGGGCGTCTGGACGGTCACCCGGTCGTTCCCGCAGACCTCGGGCACCCTCCGCCTCGCCGGCCTGAGCGCACCGGTGACGGTCTCCAGGGACTCCGCCGGCGTCCCGCAGATCACCGCGACCACCGCCGACGACCTGTTCCGCGCGCAGGGCTTCGTGCACGCCCAGGACCGGTTCTGGGAGATGGACTTCCGCCGCCACGTCACCTCGGGCCGGCTCTCCGAGCTGTTCGGTGCGAGCCAGGTGCCGACGGATACGTTCATCCGCACCCTCGGCTGGCGGCGCGTGGCCGAGCAGGAGGTGAAGCTGCTCGACCCCACCACGCTGCGCTACTACCAGGACTACGCCGACGGCGTGAACGCCTACCTGAAGAACCACCACGGCGCGGAGCTGTCGCTGGAGTATGCGATCCTCGGCATCCAGAACCCCGGCTACTCCCCCGAGCCGTGGACGCCGGCCGACTCCGTGGCCTGGCTGAAGGCGATGGCCTGGGACCTGCGCTCCAACCTCGAGGACGAGATCGACCGCGCGCTGCTGGCGACGAAGCTGACGCCCGGACAGGTCGCGCAGCTGCACCCGGGATACGACTACGGCGGCCACCCGACGATCACCGGGCTCGGCGGCGGCGACACGTCGGCCGTAACCCAGGACGCGAAGCCCGTCCGCGGCGGCGGCGACGCCGGTTCGTCCCAGGGCTCCGGCGCGGACGCGTCGGCGCTCGCCGCGGCTCCGGTCGCCGAATACCGCGCGAAGCTGCAGCAGGTCGCCGAGAGCGTCGACGCCCTGCCGACGATGATGGGCCCGGCCGGGGACGACATCGGATCCAACTCCTGGGTCGTCGCAGGCGCCCACACGGCCACCCGCAAGCCCCTGCTCGCGAACGACCCGCACCTCGGTGCCTCGATGCCCTCCGTCTGGTACCAGGTCGGCCTGCACTGCCGGACCGTCGGACCGGCGTGCCCGTTCGATGTGGCGGGCTACAGCTTCTCCGGCTTCCCCGGTGTGATCATCGGGCACAACGACCGCATCGCGTGGGGCTTCACGAACCTCGGGCCGGACGTCGCGGATCTGTACGTCGAGAAGGTCACCGGCGACACCTACGAGTACGACGGCACGCAGGTGCCCCTCACGGTCCGGACCGAGACCATCAGGGTCGCCGGCGGGAAGGACGTCCGGCTCCGGGTCCGCTCCACCCGACACGGGCCCATCGTCACCGACCTCAGCGACGGCTACGGCGCCATCGCGAAGGACCAGGCAGGCAAGCTCGGCGTTCCCGCCCAGAAATTCCAGCTGTCCCTGCAGTGGACGGCGCTCACCCCGGGGCCGACGGCGGGCGCGATCTTCGCCTTCGACACGGCCCACGACTGGGCGAGCTTCCGGAAGGCGGCCACCGCGTTCCAGGTGCCGTCGCAAAACTTGCTCTATGCCGACGTGGACGGGAACATCGGCTACCAGGCGCCCGGCAGCATCCCGGTCCGCGCGAAGGGCGACGGCACCGTCCCCGTGCCGGGCTGGACGAGCACGTACGGCTGGGTGGGCACCATCCCGTACGAGCGACTGCCGAGCGAGCTGAACCCGCCCTCCGGCTACATCGTCACCGCCAACAACGCGGCGGTCGGCTCCGGCTACCCGGAGATGATCACCCGCGACTGGGATGCGGGCTACCGCGCCAACCAGATCGAGCTGCGGCTGCAGAAGCTGCTCGCGGGCGGCACGAAGGTGACCGCGAAGGACATGTCCGCCATCCAGGCCGACACCTACGACGCGAACGCGGCGACACTCGCGCCGCTGATCGTCGCGGTCGGCGAGAAGGCGGACCCGAGCTCCGGCGTCGCCCAGGCCGCGGCGCTGCTGGCCAGCTGGGACCTCCACGACGACGCCGACAGCGCCGCGGCGGCGTACTTCGCGGTGTTCTGGAAGAACCTGCTCGCGGACGCGTTCGCCCGCAAGATGCCGGCCTCGACCGCCCCGACCGGAGGCGACAGGTGGTTCCGGGTCGTCGCGGACTTGGTCCGTGAGCCGGACTCGGCGTGGTGGACGGACGCGAAGCTGGGCGTCGCGGGCCTCGACGAGATGGTCGAGTACGCGGCGAACCGGGCGTGGGCCCAGACCCGCGACCGCCTGGGCGGCGACCCGTCATCCTGGCGCTGGGACCGCCTGCACACGCTGGAGCTCACCAACGCGTCGTTCGGGGTCTCCGGCGTCGCGCCGATCGAGTGGCTGTTCAACCGCGGCCCCTACCCGGTCGGCGGCGGTTCGAGCATCGTCGACGCGACGGGCTGGGATGCGTCCGTCGGCTACCAGGTCGACCGGGTGCCGTCGATGCGGATGGTGGTCGACCTGGCCGACTTCGACCGCAGCACCTGGGTGAACCTGACGGGAGCATCCGGCCACGCCTTCGACCCGCACTACGCCGACCAGGCCGATCTCTGGGCGAAGGGCGCGGCCCGGCCGTGGCCGTTCAGCGCCCGCGCCGTCCGCGCCGCCGCCTCGCAGACGCTCACCCTCACCCGGTGA
- a CDS encoding citrate synthase: MRYPGGVAEFPILPSTQGASGIDLSSLTKQTGLTSLDYGFVNTAATRSEITYIDGDAGILRYRGYPIEQVAENSTFLEVAWLLIHGELPTAAELADFDDRIRRHTLLHEDLRRFFDALPHDAHPMSVLSSAVSALSTFYQDSLSVHDPEQVELSTIRLLAKLPVIAAYAHKKSLGQAFLYPDNSLSFVDNFLRLNFGTLAEPYEVNPVLSRALERLLILHEDHEQNASTSTVRLVGSTQANLFASVSAGINALYGPLHGGANEAVLQMLAGIRDSGESVQKFVERVKNKESGVKLMGFGHRVYKNFDPRAKLVKQSADEVLAALGVHDPLLDIAKELEEVALADQYFIDRRLYPNVDFYTGVIYKAMGFPTRMFTVLFAIGRLPGWIAHWREMMLDPATKIGRPQQLYVGSAERSWPQR; the protein is encoded by the coding sequence CTGCGATACCCGGGCGGTGTCGCCGAGTTCCCGATCCTGCCGAGCACGCAGGGCGCCTCGGGCATCGACCTCTCGTCGCTCACGAAGCAGACCGGGCTCACCAGCCTCGACTACGGGTTCGTCAACACCGCGGCCACGCGCTCCGAGATCACCTATATCGACGGCGATGCGGGCATCCTGCGCTACCGCGGCTATCCGATCGAGCAGGTCGCGGAGAACTCCACGTTCCTCGAGGTGGCCTGGCTGCTCATCCACGGCGAGCTGCCGACCGCCGCGGAGCTGGCCGACTTCGACGACCGCATCCGCCGTCACACGCTGCTTCACGAGGACCTGCGCCGGTTCTTCGACGCGCTGCCGCACGACGCGCACCCGATGTCGGTGCTCTCCAGTGCCGTGTCCGCGCTGTCGACCTTCTACCAGGACTCGCTCAGCGTGCACGACCCGGAGCAGGTGGAGCTCTCCACCATCCGGCTGCTCGCCAAGCTCCCGGTCATCGCCGCGTACGCCCACAAGAAGAGCCTCGGTCAGGCGTTCCTGTACCCGGACAACTCGCTGAGCTTCGTCGACAACTTCCTCCGTCTCAACTTCGGGACGCTCGCCGAGCCGTACGAGGTGAACCCGGTGCTCTCCCGTGCGCTGGAGCGTCTGCTGATCCTGCACGAGGACCACGAGCAGAACGCGTCCACCTCCACCGTGCGCCTCGTCGGCTCCACGCAGGCCAACCTGTTCGCGTCGGTCTCCGCGGGCATCAACGCCCTCTACGGTCCGCTGCACGGCGGCGCGAACGAGGCGGTGCTGCAGATGCTCGCCGGCATCCGCGACTCCGGTGAGAGCGTGCAGAAGTTCGTCGAGCGGGTGAAGAACAAGGAGTCCGGCGTCAAGCTGATGGGCTTCGGCCACCGCGTCTACAAGAACTTCGACCCGCGCGCCAAGCTGGTCAAGCAGTCTGCGGACGAGGTGCTCGCCGCGCTTGGCGTCCACGACCCGCTGCTCGACATCGCCAAGGAGCTGGAGGAGGTCGCGCTCGCCGACCAGTACTTCATCGACCGCCGCCTGTACCCGAACGTCGACTTCTACACCGGCGTCATCTACAAGGCGATGGGCTTCCCGACGCGCATGTTCACCGTGCTGTTCGCGATCGGGCGCCTCCCGGGCTGGATCGCCCACTGGCGCGAGATGATGCTCGACCCGGCGACCAAGATCGGCCGCCCGCAGCAGCTCTACGTCGGCAGCGCAGAGCGCTCCTGGCCGCAGCGCTAG
- the dapC gene encoding succinyldiaminopimelate transaminase translates to MALKELPDYPWDLMAPYAERARAAVPSGAGGGIVDLSIGSPVDPTPDLIREALAAATDAHAYPQTVGTPALREAIVDWFARRRGVPDLTVDNVLPTIGSKELVAFLPFMLGLGEGDVVVHPRAAYPTYAIGAAMAGADALASDDPAEWPENTRLVWLNSPGNPDGRVLSVDELRAAVARARELGAYLASDECYAELGWDAPWTDPDGGGSRIPSVLDPRVIGDDRRNVLAVYSLSKQSNLAGYRAAFVAGCRTVVGRLTTVRKHAGLMLPAPLQAAMVAALGDDEHVRAQRERYRARRELLVPALRAAGFRIDNSEAGLYLWATEGRDAWDSIGRLADLGILAGPGHFYGDFYPEHVRLSLTATDERIAAAAERLRAFGETL, encoded by the coding sequence GTGGCGCTGAAGGAGCTCCCGGACTACCCCTGGGATCTCATGGCGCCCTACGCGGAGCGCGCACGCGCGGCAGTGCCTTCCGGTGCGGGCGGCGGCATCGTCGACCTCTCGATCGGCTCGCCGGTCGACCCGACTCCCGACCTCATCCGGGAGGCGCTCGCCGCGGCGACGGACGCGCACGCCTACCCGCAGACCGTCGGGACGCCCGCGCTGCGCGAGGCGATCGTCGACTGGTTCGCGCGCAGGCGCGGCGTGCCGGACCTGACCGTGGACAACGTCCTGCCGACCATCGGCTCCAAGGAGCTGGTGGCCTTCCTGCCGTTCATGCTCGGGCTCGGCGAAGGGGATGTGGTGGTGCACCCGCGCGCCGCCTACCCGACCTACGCGATCGGCGCTGCGATGGCCGGCGCGGACGCGCTCGCCAGCGACGATCCCGCCGAGTGGCCGGAGAACACGCGGCTGGTGTGGCTGAACAGTCCGGGCAATCCGGATGGCCGGGTGCTGTCGGTGGACGAGCTGCGGGCCGCCGTCGCTCGCGCCAGGGAGCTCGGAGCGTACCTGGCCAGCGACGAGTGCTACGCCGAGCTCGGCTGGGACGCGCCCTGGACTGATCCGGACGGTGGTGGTTCGCGTATCCCGAGCGTCCTCGACCCGCGCGTCATCGGCGACGATCGCCGGAACGTCCTCGCCGTGTACTCGCTCAGCAAGCAGTCGAACCTCGCCGGCTATCGCGCCGCGTTCGTCGCCGGCTGCCGCACCGTCGTCGGTCGTCTGACCACCGTGCGCAAGCACGCCGGGCTCATGCTCCCCGCACCGCTGCAGGCCGCCATGGTCGCCGCGCTCGGCGACGACGAGCACGTGCGCGCGCAGCGCGAGCGCTACCGCGCCCGGCGGGAGCTGCTGGTGCCCGCGCTGCGGGCGGCGGGGTTCCGTATCGACAACAGCGAGGCGGGCCTCTACCTGTGGGCGACGGAGGGACGCGACGCCTGGGACAGCATCGGCAGGCTCGCCGACCTCGGCATCCTCGCCGGGCCCGGCCACTTCTACGGGGACTTTTACCCCGAGCACGTGCGGCTCTCGCTCACCGCCACGGACGAGCGGATCGCCGCGGCGGCCGAGCGACTGCGCGCCTTTGGAGAGACCCTCTAA
- the fdxA gene encoding ferredoxin, with protein MTYVIALPCVDVKDRACIDECPVDCIYEGERSLYIHPDECVDCGACEPVCPVEAIYYEDDLPEEWADYYKANVEFFDDIGSPGGAAKVGVIAKDHPLIAALPPQAH; from the coding sequence GTGACCTACGTCATCGCCCTCCCGTGTGTCGATGTGAAAGACCGGGCCTGTATCGACGAATGCCCCGTCGACTGCATCTACGAGGGTGAACGGTCGCTGTACATCCACCCCGACGAGTGCGTCGACTGCGGCGCCTGCGAGCCGGTCTGCCCGGTCGAGGCGATCTACTACGAGGACGACCTCCCCGAGGAGTGGGCGGACTACTACAAGGCGAACGTCGAGTTCTTCGACGACATCGGCTCGCCCGGCGGCGCCGCGAAGGTCGGCGTGATCGCGAAGGACCACCCGCTCATCGCCGCCCTGCCCCCGCAGGCGCACTGA